The Dyadobacter subterraneus genome window below encodes:
- a CDS encoding phytanoyl-CoA dioxygenase family protein yields the protein MAKINLNDEQIEAYHRDGFLVVKNLFSQEEIDKLYNSAIENSVMQKNAMDLNDQTGKKTKLSLWFTPGNDVFGYLIRSERMVNSVAQLLGQESAVCHFHTKLMQKEPKVGGAWEWHQDYGYWYKNQFLFPDQMMSVMIALTPANKENGCLQVIKGSHKLGRVNHGFAGEQVGADMTMVNNALETMDLIYCEIEPGDALFFHSNLMHRSEANLSDKPRWSLISCYNSQSNLAYAETSTSWRVPVDIVPDHAITEWNATPFENADFLKKENDPALKTTGWEEAVKTK from the coding sequence ATGGCGAAGATCAATTTAAATGATGAACAAATTGAAGCCTATCACAGAGATGGCTTTTTGGTAGTCAAAAATCTTTTTTCTCAGGAAGAAATTGACAAACTATATAACAGCGCAATTGAAAATTCTGTCATGCAGAAAAATGCAATGGACTTAAATGATCAAACCGGGAAGAAGACAAAACTTTCTCTTTGGTTTACACCAGGAAATGATGTTTTTGGATACCTGATCCGCAGCGAGCGCATGGTGAATTCAGTTGCCCAATTACTAGGACAAGAAAGCGCTGTTTGTCATTTTCATACCAAACTGATGCAAAAAGAACCGAAAGTCGGTGGTGCCTGGGAATGGCATCAGGATTATGGTTATTGGTACAAAAACCAGTTTCTCTTTCCCGATCAAATGATGAGCGTAATGATCGCCTTAACGCCCGCAAATAAAGAAAACGGTTGTTTACAGGTCATTAAAGGTTCGCATAAGTTAGGAAGAGTAAACCACGGTTTTGCGGGCGAACAAGTCGGTGCGGATATGACGATGGTGAATAACGCATTGGAAACGATGGATTTAATTTATTGCGAAATCGAACCCGGTGATGCATTATTTTTCCACAGTAACCTCATGCACCGCTCCGAAGCAAATTTATCAGACAAACCTCGCTGGTCATTAATCTCTTGTTATAATTCACAATCCAATTTAGCCTACGCGGAAACCTCAACCTCATGGCGAGTTCCGGTAGATATCGTCCCGGATCATGCAATCACAGAATGGAACGCCACCCCATTTGAAAACGCTGACTTTTTGAAAAAGGAAAATGACCCGGCTTTGAAGACAACGGGGTGGGAGGAGGCAGTGAAGACAAAATAA
- a CDS encoding transporter associated domain-containing protein: MKETADSDDPLSRKRTGIFYPVKSALPIITGMVIPIDRFAVYELILVFLLLAVSLFLSGIRASYATAGAMENPWERKGVSDGHLPTRIQQLALSIIQRGVTLLALLLAARFTWLQVQNNDETIFQWISLGALAFWIWLDVIIRFHAARNAVEFIPKIAGTTHFVIKVCEPLTKPITKLGYFFGILTPEGSEISTERLEAKAESEEETDLLRGLANFRQTNARKAMQPRMNITAFDIELNFHELMDKINKSGYSRVPVFRDNLDSVEGILNVKDLLPHLHHNEHFNWQKLLRVPYLIPESKRLDDLMKDFQSRRVHMAIVINEYGGTSGLITLEDIIEEIFGDINDEYDEEDEVNYTKVDENTYVFEGMVLINDLCRILNLESDYFDEVRGNSESLAGLLLELFSRLPRTGEIATHRDITFKVQSADKKRIKKVRVLVS, translated from the coding sequence GTGAAAGAAACTGCCGACAGTGACGATCCGTTGTCCCGAAAGCGTACTGGGATTTTTTATCCCGTTAAAAGTGCGCTTCCTATAATCACCGGGATGGTCATACCCATTGACCGTTTTGCCGTTTACGAATTAATTCTTGTCTTCCTACTTTTGGCTGTATCGCTCTTTCTTTCCGGAATCAGAGCCTCCTATGCAACAGCCGGCGCGATGGAAAATCCCTGGGAACGAAAAGGAGTTTCCGACGGTCATCTTCCAACCCGAATCCAGCAATTAGCACTTTCTATTATTCAGCGCGGCGTAACCTTACTCGCACTTTTGCTTGCTGCAAGATTTACCTGGCTGCAAGTACAAAATAATGATGAAACCATTTTTCAATGGATTTCATTGGGCGCATTGGCTTTCTGGATTTGGCTGGATGTAATTATCAGATTTCACGCGGCCAGAAATGCCGTTGAATTTATTCCAAAAATCGCCGGGACTACACATTTTGTTATTAAAGTATGTGAGCCGCTAACGAAGCCAATTACCAAATTGGGTTACTTTTTTGGCATCTTGACACCGGAAGGTTCTGAAATTTCTACGGAAAGACTGGAAGCAAAAGCGGAAAGTGAAGAGGAAACGGATCTGTTAAGAGGACTTGCAAATTTCAGGCAAACCAATGCCCGTAAAGCTATGCAGCCACGAATGAACATTACGGCTTTTGATATTGAGCTGAATTTTCATGAGCTGATGGATAAGATCAATAAATCAGGATATTCGCGTGTTCCGGTTTTCAGAGATAATCTGGATAGCGTGGAAGGAATTCTGAACGTAAAAGATTTATTGCCGCATTTACATCATAACGAGCATTTTAACTGGCAAAAATTACTTCGTGTCCCTTACCTGATCCCGGAAAGCAAGCGACTGGATGATTTAATGAAAGATTTCCAAAGTCGCCGGGTGCATATGGCGATTGTCATCAATGAATATGGCGGAACAAGTGGATTGATTACGCTGGAAGATATTATTGAAGAGATTTTCGGTGATATCAATGACGAATATGATGAGGAGGACGAAGTGAATTATACCAAAGTTGATGAAAATACTTACGTTTTTGAAGGTATGGTTTTGATCAATGATTTGTGCAGAATTCTGAATCTTGAATCAGATTATTTTGATGAGGTACGCGGAAACAGTGAATCACTAGCCGGACTTTTACTCGAACTTTTTTCAAGATTACCACGAACGGGAGAAATTGCAACGCACCGGGATATTACTTTTAAAGTTCAGTCAGCTGATAAAAAGAGAATTAAAAAAGTCAGGGTTTTGGTTAGCTAA
- a CDS encoding single-stranded DNA-binding protein encodes MASVNKVILIGNLGSDPEVRYLESGSAVAKFSIATTEAYTNKNGERVENTEWHRIELWEGLAKVAEKYLKKGNSVYIEGRIRTDNWTDKEGVQKSGVTIRANSMTLLGGPNNGGAENSNQGTPNYAQSSAPKQNQAPRSSDPIPPSMAAGNDDDDLPF; translated from the coding sequence ATGGCAAGTGTTAACAAAGTAATCCTTATCGGAAATTTAGGTAGCGACCCGGAAGTAAGATATCTGGAGAGCGGATCAGCCGTAGCAAAATTCAGCATCGCAACAACCGAAGCCTACACAAACAAAAATGGCGAAAGAGTTGAAAACACAGAATGGCACCGCATTGAGTTATGGGAAGGTCTTGCAAAAGTTGCCGAGAAATATCTAAAAAAAGGTAACTCTGTATATATAGAAGGAAGAATTCGGACAGACAACTGGACAGACAAAGAAGGTGTTCAGAAATCGGGCGTAACCATTCGTGCCAATAGTATGACTTTGCTGGGCGGACCGAATAATGGAGGTGCAGAAAATAGTAACCAGGGAACTCCGAATTACGCACAATCATCCGCTCCAAAACAAAACCAGGCACCAAGATCTTCTGATCCGATACCGCCATCAATGGCAGCCGGAAATGATGATGACGATTTGCCATTCTGA
- a CDS encoding HU family DNA-binding protein codes for MTKADVIAQISEKTGVDKGDVQQTLESFFTVVKDSLAEGENLYVRGFGSFINKKRARKVARNISQGTSMIIDEHFVPSFKPAKVFVEQVKVSDKLKDLAEK; via the coding sequence GTGACTAAGGCAGACGTAATCGCACAAATTTCCGAGAAAACAGGTGTAGACAAGGGCGATGTTCAACAAACGCTAGAATCGTTTTTCACAGTTGTGAAGGACTCGCTTGCAGAGGGTGAAAATCTATATGTTAGAGGTTTTGGTAGCTTCATCAATAAAAAGCGTGCCCGTAAAGTAGCTCGTAATATCTCACAAGGTACTTCAATGATCATTGACGAACATTTTGTACCAAGCTTCAAACCAGCAAAAGTTTTTGTTGAGCAAGTTAAAGTGAGTGACAAATTGAAAGATCTAGCTGAAAAATAA
- a CDS encoding tetratricopeptide repeat protein has protein sequence MKKSIILSCVLALALVGTLYSLPKVVVNTKAKEVDTEKSEVAAAPGASAPTTPASETPSNMHDGATLSPEQQKNVDLLRSGFNHATGKDKIAAGLKLSDTFAKLQKFDSAASYAEKVAQLAPSVENITKAGDRYYEAYGFAVDDAKAKSLGNKTREFYGKAIEKNPGLLAAKANMAMTYVNTENPMAGIMMLREVLDTDPTNELALFNLGILSMRSNQYSKAADRFRQILTNNPANTKAKFYLGLTLVELGNKDEARKVLAEVKKEEKDPVIQQALIELQERLDN, from the coding sequence ATGAAAAAGTCTATAATTCTTTCTTGTGTATTGGCGTTGGCCCTGGTTGGAACACTTTACAGTCTTCCAAAGGTGGTTGTCAATACAAAAGCAAAGGAAGTGGACACCGAGAAGAGTGAAGTAGCGGCGGCACCTGGTGCTTCGGCCCCAACGACTCCGGCTTCCGAAACTCCCTCAAACATGCATGATGGAGCCACTTTATCCCCTGAACAACAAAAGAACGTTGATTTGCTGAGAAGTGGCTTCAATCACGCAACCGGAAAAGACAAAATAGCTGCCGGATTAAAATTGTCTGATACGTTTGCCAAACTTCAAAAGTTTGACAGCGCCGCCAGTTATGCGGAAAAAGTAGCGCAGTTAGCACCTTCTGTTGAAAATATCACAAAAGCTGGTGACCGTTATTATGAAGCATACGGATTTGCAGTAGATGATGCCAAAGCGAAAAGTCTTGGTAACAAAACACGTGAATTTTATGGCAAGGCAATTGAAAAAAATCCTGGTTTGCTGGCTGCAAAAGCTAATATGGCCATGACTTACGTGAACACTGAAAACCCGATGGCGGGAATTATGATGTTGCGCGAAGTTTTGGATACGGACCCAACAAATGAACTAGCTTTGTTTAATCTTGGTATTCTATCTATGCGTTCGAATCAGTACTCGAAAGCAGCAGACAGATTCAGACAAATATTGACTAACAACCCTGCTAACACAAAAGCAAAATTCTATTTAGGATTGACACTTGTTGAATTAGGGAACAAAGATGAGGCCCGTAAAGTATTGGCAGAAGTTAAAAAAGAAGAGAAAGATCCCGTTATCCAACAGGCTCTTATCGAACTTCAGGAGCGTCTTGACAATTAA
- a CDS encoding VCBS repeat-containing protein: MIRKLILLSIISITLFTCKKKNQDTLFELLPSKETGITFSNELKEDEKLNILTYEYFYNGGGVGVGDINNDGLQDVFMGGNMSESRLYLNKGNLKFEDITEKSGISLADSWARGISMVDINADGFLDIYVCRAGPQNLNSNLTPRPNLLYINKGNNTFFEEAKKYGLDYSGNTTQAAFFDYDKDGDLDVFLVTNVMERKGPNVIRPKRTDGSALSTDKLYRNDGKINGQIKFTNVSAEANILTEGFGLGVSIVDVNEDGWPDVYVSNDYLSNDLLYINQQNGSFKNEITDYFRHQSYSAMGNDAADIDNDGLVDFVTLDMLPEGNIRRKNMFGLMNYDRFLSEQRMGYQPQFMRNTLQHNNGNRPGTNHPFFSEVGRFSGVQATDWSWGALFADYDNDGKRDLMVTNGYPKDITNRDFVIYRMAQYQQQIQSGNLDNAPTVQALKEVEGAHVANYLFKNNGNLTFKNESESWGFDTPSFSNGAAYADLDNDGDLDLIINNIDHEAFVYKNHSEKLPDHHYLRIKLNGTKDNPYGFGVKVTIYTKNEKQFIEHSPYRGYQSTVENTLHFGLGKSKKIDSIRVIWPDKKTQLLTNISSDQVLKVEYNKAANAQKINSIIPKPIFQEVSDALGIHYTHKEELYIDFKVQPLLPHLLSQNGPGIAVGDINEDGLEDFYVGGAFKHSGSFFIQNGLGKFIGKPLTKEQKFEEDMGTLLFDSDLDGDLDLYIVSGSSEFPIDSKYYQDRLYLNDGKGNFKLDTSALPINTTSGSSVSAIDFDRDGDLDLFIGGRLTPGQYPTSPKSSILRNDHGKFTDITAQICPELKNIGMVTTSLWTDFDNDGWMDLILGGEWMPLTFLKNTNGKLVNVTSTTGLTNTNGWWNSLVAGDFDEDGDMDYVAGNVGLNSEERPSATKPLTMFAKDFDKSGTMDPVMFRYSGENLYPIHPRDEMTSQMNFLKKRFVYYGDYAKAEMKDIFTKDELKDAKKLSCEEMRSVFIENLGNGKFKIKALSIAAQLGPVYGIVVGDYNADGHLDLLMTGNSYAPESISGRLDAFNGLLLQGNGKGNFVPISPANSGFLAEGDGKGLAELTLNNGGRLILAAQNNDILKTFQSQKPEKDFVKINPLANDSWAEITLKNSQKRRHEWNYGAGYLSQSSRILVLPKENISNIKIYNSKGTSRIINISKLK, translated from the coding sequence ATGATCCGAAAGCTGATCTTACTTTCCATAATCAGCATCACGCTGTTTACCTGCAAAAAAAAGAATCAGGATACTTTATTTGAATTACTTCCCTCAAAGGAAACCGGGATCACTTTCTCCAATGAACTGAAAGAGGATGAAAAACTCAATATCCTCACTTACGAATATTTCTACAACGGCGGCGGCGTTGGTGTCGGCGACATCAATAACGACGGTTTACAGGATGTTTTCATGGGAGGAAACATGTCCGAAAGTCGCCTCTATCTTAACAAAGGAAATTTAAAATTTGAAGACATTACTGAGAAATCCGGTATCTCATTGGCAGATAGCTGGGCCCGCGGAATTTCGATGGTCGATATTAATGCAGATGGTTTTTTAGATATTTATGTTTGTAGAGCCGGGCCTCAAAATTTGAATTCAAATCTTACACCTCGTCCTAACTTACTATACATTAATAAAGGAAATAACACTTTCTTTGAGGAAGCAAAAAAGTACGGTCTTGATTATTCCGGTAACACTACCCAGGCTGCATTTTTCGATTATGATAAAGACGGTGATCTCGATGTTTTTCTGGTAACCAATGTCATGGAGCGAAAAGGTCCTAATGTGATCCGCCCAAAACGTACGGACGGTTCGGCATTAAGTACCGATAAATTATATCGAAATGATGGAAAAATCAATGGTCAGATAAAATTTACCAACGTATCGGCAGAAGCAAATATTCTTACGGAAGGTTTCGGATTGGGTGTTTCCATTGTGGATGTTAATGAAGATGGCTGGCCGGATGTGTATGTTTCCAATGATTATTTGTCAAACGATTTACTGTATATCAACCAACAAAACGGAAGCTTTAAAAATGAAATCACAGATTATTTCCGGCACCAAAGCTACTCCGCGATGGGCAATGACGCAGCTGATATTGACAACGATGGACTCGTAGATTTTGTAACGCTGGACATGTTGCCTGAAGGCAATATCCGCCGCAAAAATATGTTTGGGCTAATGAACTATGACCGTTTTCTTTCTGAGCAAAGAATGGGTTATCAGCCACAATTCATGCGTAATACTTTGCAGCATAACAACGGAAATCGTCCCGGAACAAATCATCCTTTTTTTAGTGAAGTTGGAAGATTTTCAGGCGTACAGGCAACGGATTGGAGTTGGGGCGCATTATTTGCTGATTATGATAACGACGGGAAACGGGATTTAATGGTTACCAATGGCTATCCAAAAGATATTACAAACCGTGATTTTGTGATTTATCGGATGGCTCAGTATCAGCAGCAAATCCAGTCAGGAAATCTGGATAATGCGCCTACGGTTCAGGCTTTGAAAGAAGTTGAAGGGGCGCATGTGGCTAATTATTTATTTAAAAATAACGGCAATCTTACATTTAAAAACGAATCAGAATCATGGGGTTTTGATACGCCTTCTTTTTCAAACGGTGCTGCTTATGCTGATTTAGATAATGATGGAGATCTGGATTTGATCATCAATAATATTGATCATGAAGCTTTTGTTTATAAAAACCATTCGGAAAAACTTCCTGATCATCATTATCTGCGCATCAAACTAAATGGGACAAAAGATAATCCTTACGGCTTTGGGGTGAAAGTGACGATTTATACTAAAAATGAAAAGCAGTTTATTGAGCATTCTCCCTATCGTGGGTATCAGTCGACAGTTGAAAATACGCTGCATTTTGGTTTAGGAAAAAGTAAAAAAATAGATTCCATCCGGGTTATCTGGCCGGATAAGAAAACGCAGTTGCTGACAAATATTTCCTCTGATCAGGTTTTAAAAGTTGAATATAACAAAGCTGCAAATGCTCAGAAAATAAATTCAATTATCCCAAAACCAATATTTCAGGAAGTTTCAGATGCATTAGGAATTCATTATACACATAAAGAGGAATTGTATATCGACTTCAAAGTCCAGCCACTTTTGCCACATTTACTATCTCAAAACGGACCGGGAATTGCGGTTGGTGATATTAATGAAGACGGACTCGAAGATTTCTATGTTGGTGGTGCTTTCAAACATTCCGGAAGTTTTTTCATTCAAAATGGCCTGGGAAAATTCATAGGAAAACCGTTAACCAAAGAGCAGAAATTTGAGGAAGATATGGGCACGCTGCTTTTTGATTCAGACCTTGACGGGGATCTGGATTTGTATATCGTAAGTGGCAGCAGCGAATTTCCGATTGATTCAAAATATTATCAGGACCGACTTTATTTAAATGATGGAAAAGGAAATTTCAAACTGGATACCTCCGCGTTGCCTATAAACACGACCAGCGGTTCTTCGGTTAGTGCCATTGATTTTGACAGAGATGGTGATCTTGATTTATTTATAGGCGGCAGACTTACGCCCGGTCAATATCCGACTTCCCCGAAAAGCTCAATCCTCAGAAACGATCACGGAAAGTTTACCGACATAACTGCACAAATTTGTCCGGAGCTGAAAAATATCGGTATGGTTACCACCTCGCTTTGGACAGATTTTGATAATGATGGCTGGATGGATTTAATCCTGGGAGGCGAATGGATGCCGTTGACTTTTTTGAAAAATACAAATGGAAAGCTGGTAAATGTAACTTCTACAACCGGTTTAACAAATACAAATGGCTGGTGGAATAGTCTTGTAGCGGGAGATTTTGATGAAGACGGAGACATGGATTACGTGGCAGGAAATGTTGGTTTGAATTCAGAAGAACGGCCTTCGGCAACGAAACCGCTAACGATGTTTGCTAAAGATTTTGACAAAAGCGGTACGATGGATCCGGTTATGTTCAGATATTCCGGCGAGAACTTATATCCTATCCATCCCCGTGATGAGATGACAAGTCAGATGAATTTTCTTAAAAAACGCTTCGTTTATTACGGCGATTATGCCAAAGCGGAAATGAAAGATATTTTCACAAAAGACGAACTGAAAGATGCGAAGAAACTTAGCTGTGAAGAAATGAGAAGTGTCTTTATTGAAAATCTCGGTAACGGGAAATTCAAAATAAAAGCATTATCAATCGCTGCACAACTTGGGCCAGTTTATGGAATTGTGGTTGGAGATTATAATGCTGACGGTCATCTGGATTTGCTTATGACTGGAAATTCTTACGCTCCTGAATCAATCAGCGGACGTCTGGATGCTTTTAACGGATTACTTCTTCAAGGAAACGGGAAAGGAAATTTCGTACCAATTTCGCCAGCAAATAGTGGTTTTTTGGCTGAAGGCGACGGCAAAGGTTTGGCGGAATTAACGCTGAATAACGGAGGCAGATTAATTTTGGCGGCTCAGAATAATGATATTCTTAAAACCTTCCAATCACAGAAACCAGAAAAGGATTTTGTAAAAATAAACCCATTAGCAAATGATAGCTGGGCAGAAATTACTTTGAAAAACAGCCAGAAAAGAAGACATGAATGGAATTATGGAGCCGGATATTTATCCCAATCTTCACGAATTTTGGTATTACCAAAAGAAAATATTTCCAATATTAAGATTTATAATTCAAAAGGAACCTCGCGGATTATTAATATTTCAAAACTCAAATAA
- a CDS encoding Gfo/Idh/MocA family protein — protein sequence MQKIAMLGSGFIGRFYAESIHGQRGRDRVVAIYARREESAKKFADDYGCDFWSISMEEIISSPSVNMVCIALPNNLHEEAVMLCAKHKKAVVSTKPLGRNAEEALRMMQAVEEAGIFAGYLEDLCYSPKFLKALESVKTGALGRIIWAKSREAHPGPHSEWFWDIEQAGGGCILDLGCHCIEISRNFIGKDIRPVEVMCWADTQVKPIDAEDHAIALVKYENGAIGQFEVSWTFRGGMDLRDEVMGTEGTIWINNFLRTGFEMYTSGSGGDYVAEKAESKSGWLFPVGDEVNDLGYNHMFTDMFNAAEEGRDAAETFYDGYVVNAVIDAAYRSSKTKLWEKVELPVWRGQEGVTKPSNYVEYDEEHYLIKQEVTHDGRNKLILKNKITGKISEQDV from the coding sequence ATGCAAAAAATTGCCATGCTCGGTTCCGGTTTCATCGGACGTTTTTATGCGGAATCAATTCATGGCCAACGTGGCCGCGACCGTGTTGTTGCCATTTATGCGAGGCGTGAAGAAAGCGCGAAGAAATTTGCCGATGATTACGGCTGTGATTTCTGGTCGATCAGTATGGAAGAAATTATTTCCAGTCCGAGTGTTAATATGGTATGTATTGCCCTGCCCAATAATCTTCATGAGGAAGCGGTGATGCTTTGTGCAAAACATAAAAAAGCGGTTGTTTCTACAAAACCTTTGGGAAGAAATGCCGAGGAAGCACTGCGGATGATGCAGGCGGTGGAAGAAGCCGGAATTTTTGCCGGTTATCTGGAAGATCTTTGCTATAGTCCCAAGTTTTTAAAAGCACTGGAAAGTGTCAAAACAGGAGCTCTAGGCCGGATTATCTGGGCGAAATCCAGAGAAGCGCATCCCGGTCCGCATAGTGAGTGGTTTTGGGATATTGAACAGGCTGGTGGCGGATGTATCCTGGATCTGGGTTGTCATTGTATCGAAATTTCAAGAAATTTTATTGGCAAAGATATTCGTCCGGTCGAAGTCATGTGCTGGGCAGATACGCAGGTGAAACCGATTGATGCGGAAGATCATGCGATTGCTTTGGTTAAATATGAAAATGGTGCGATCGGGCAATTCGAAGTAAGCTGGACGTTTCGCGGTGGTATGGATTTGCGTGATGAAGTGATGGGAACAGAAGGAACAATCTGGATCAACAATTTCCTTCGGACCGGATTTGAAATGTATACTTCTGGAAGCGGCGGTGATTATGTAGCTGAAAAGGCAGAAAGTAAAAGCGGCTGGCTTTTTCCCGTTGGTGATGAAGTGAACGATCTGGGTTATAATCATATGTTTACGGATATGTTTAACGCAGCAGAAGAAGGTCGTGACGCTGCGGAAACTTTTTATGATGGTTACGTTGTGAACGCCGTCATTGACGCTGCCTATCGTTCTTCAAAAACAAAGTTGTGGGAGAAAGTAGAACTTCCTGTTTGGCGCGGACAGGAGGGAGTTACCAAGCCATCGAACTATGTAGAATATGATGAGGAACATTATTTAATTAAACAGGAAGTGACACATGACGGACGTAATAAACTGATTTTAAAAAATAAAATAACCGGAAAAATCAGTGAGCAGGATGTGTGA
- the mutY gene encoding A/G-specific adenine glycosylase: MLPDHLQLLEFNAKLKSWYLENHRPLLWRQTTDPYKIWLSEIILQQTRVAQGTPYYEKFLINYPTVFDLAAADERDVLRLWQGLGYYSRARNMHHTARHIVEEWEGKFPESALKLAKLKGLGAYTAAAIASFAFNEAVPAIDGNVYRVMSRLFGIFTDILSSGAKNEFTNLAKEIIPQDDPATYNQAMIEFGALQCVPVSPNCSVCPFTYMCYAYEFGMQNKLPVKMKKNAVKNRYFNYFILQKGESLAMHERLKKDIWKGLYDFYLIESLTDINNPDDLPEDKFLEDWKQKGQLRQVLKEYTHLLTHQRLTVRFWWIIIPENEIVELPEDMAFYSTAQVEELPKPILMDTVLKEEIFL; the protein is encoded by the coding sequence ATGCTACCCGATCATTTACAACTACTTGAATTTAACGCAAAACTGAAATCCTGGTACCTCGAAAACCACCGTCCGCTGCTTTGGAGGCAAACCACCGATCCATATAAAATTTGGCTTTCCGAGATAATTTTACAGCAAACACGTGTAGCTCAGGGCACTCCGTATTATGAAAAGTTCCTGATCAACTATCCGACAGTATTTGATTTGGCGGCTGCTGATGAGCGTGATGTACTCAGACTTTGGCAAGGTTTAGGTTATTATTCACGCGCCAGAAATATGCATCATACGGCGCGTCATATTGTGGAAGAATGGGAGGGGAAATTTCCAGAAAGTGCTTTGAAACTTGCCAAACTGAAAGGTCTTGGTGCTTACACAGCTGCCGCGATCGCTTCTTTTGCATTCAATGAGGCTGTTCCGGCAATTGACGGAAATGTGTACCGTGTGATGTCCCGCCTCTTTGGAATTTTTACTGATATATTAAGTTCAGGTGCAAAAAATGAATTCACAAATCTGGCAAAAGAGATTATTCCTCAGGACGATCCTGCCACCTATAATCAGGCCATGATTGAATTTGGCGCGTTGCAATGTGTGCCGGTTTCGCCTAATTGTTCCGTTTGTCCTTTTACTTATATGTGTTATGCATATGAGTTTGGCATGCAAAATAAATTGCCGGTTAAGATGAAAAAGAATGCGGTGAAAAACCGGTATTTCAATTATTTCATTTTACAAAAAGGAGAAAGTCTGGCGATGCATGAGCGGTTGAAAAAAGATATTTGGAAAGGATTATATGATTTTTATTTGATCGAATCGCTGACAGATATTAATAATCCTGATGATTTGCCGGAAGATAAATTTCTGGAAGACTGGAAACAAAAGGGACAATTGCGGCAGGTTTTAAAAGAATACACACATTTACTTACGCATCAAAGATTGACTGTAAGATTCTGGTGGATTATTATCCCTGAAAATGAAATCGTAGAACTGCCGGAAGATATGGCATTTTATTCAACTGCGCAGGTTGAAGAATTGCCAAAGCCTATTTTAATGGATACGGTATTAAAGGAAGAAATCTTTTTGTAA